From a region of the Candidatus Methanoperedens sp. genome:
- a CDS encoding AAA family ATPase, producing the protein MEAGVKLSTGISGLDEMLDGGINHGSIVAAVGPPGSGKTIFSLQFLHASLSSGRTCLYISANHRVEELMRYSQSYGWDFSQFITSKQLVLMQIPPVQLMQRGGEMHLVSEYLDELPRVVNEIKMEVVIIDSVTDFLMLCKSQFESRSRLLNLFTIISDNGSSALITAETDVNSDSSKYGIVEYAADGLIVLRRVQSADLSEIVPVIQVAKMRWSKHMREIRQYDFTDRGIVVYNRYNVMLSDMHG; encoded by the coding sequence ATGGAAGCAGGAGTCAAACTCAGTACTGGGATTAGCGGGCTGGATGAGATGCTTGATGGCGGTATAAATCACGGCAGTATTGTAGCAGCGGTCGGGCCTCCGGGAAGCGGCAAGACTATTTTTTCACTTCAGTTTCTCCATGCATCCTTGAGCAGCGGCAGGACGTGCCTCTATATCTCGGCGAACCACAGGGTGGAAGAGCTGATGCGGTATTCACAGAGCTATGGCTGGGACTTTTCGCAGTTCATCACGAGCAAACAGCTCGTGCTCATGCAGATACCTCCGGTTCAACTCATGCAGAGGGGTGGAGAGATGCATCTTGTTTCCGAATACCTCGATGAGTTGCCGCGCGTGGTAAACGAGATCAAGATGGAGGTCGTGATAATAGACTCGGTCACGGACTTCCTCATGCTCTGCAAGAGCCAATTCGAAAGCCGAAGCAGGCTGCTCAACCTATTTACGATAATTTCGGATAACGGCTCTTCAGCACTGATAACAGCCGAAACTGATGTGAACTCAGACTCATCGAAGTATGGCATAGTTGAGTACGCGGCTGACGGACTTATTGTGCTGCGCAGGGTACAGTCAGCCGACCTGAGTGAGATAGTACCTGTAATTCAGGTTGCCAAGATGCGCTGGAGTAAGCACATGAGGGAGATACGGCAGTATGACTTCACAGACAGGGGAATAGTGGTGTATAACAGGTACAATGTAATGCTCAGTGATATGCATGGATGA
- the pheA gene encoding prephenate dehydratase — protein sequence MIIGTLGPEGSFSEKAAKQWNDRAELRYYDDIFDTVDALRGNEVDYSIVPIENSLEGSVTLTLDLLMERQLKIAGEVIVQVRHCLLSKGKLADLKILMSIPQALSQCKKYIKKNFRNIEVRSTLSTSQAAKLASEAKHIAAIASRESAQIYGLEILDEDIQDMNENFTRFIVIGKATPHATGNDKTSIIVYLEKNRPGALYEILGEFAKRGIDLTKIESRPTKKVLGDYLFYIDLKGHIEDRMIKDTLDQVKSKVGMLKMLGSYPAAR from the coding sequence ATGATAATCGGGACTTTAGGACCAGAGGGCTCCTTCTCAGAAAAAGCCGCAAAACAGTGGAATGACAGGGCAGAGCTGCGATATTACGATGATATATTCGATACTGTAGATGCGCTTCGGGGCAATGAGGTGGATTACAGCATTGTTCCGATTGAGAATTCCTTGGAGGGTTCGGTTACGCTCACTCTTGACCTTCTTATGGAACGGCAGTTGAAAATAGCAGGCGAGGTAATAGTCCAGGTTAGACACTGTCTTCTTTCAAAAGGCAAGCTTGCGGACTTAAAAATTCTCATGTCGATTCCACAGGCTCTATCCCAGTGCAAAAAATACATTAAAAAGAATTTCAGGAATATAGAAGTGCGTTCAACATTAAGCACATCCCAGGCTGCAAAGCTGGCTTCAGAAGCAAAGCATATCGCAGCCATTGCATCCAGGGAATCAGCCCAAATATATGGTCTGGAAATACTGGATGAAGATATACAGGATATGAACGAGAACTTCACCCGATTCATCGTGATAGGGAAGGCTACGCCTCATGCAACTGGTAATGATAAGACATCAATTATCGTGTACCTTGAAAAAAATAGACCGGGAGCACTCTACGAGATTCTCGGGGAATTTGCAAAAAGAGGGATTGATTTAACAAAAATCGAATCCCGCCCAACAAAGAAAGTACTCGGGGATTACCTTTTTTACATAGACCTGAAAGGGCATATCGAAGACAGGATGATAAAAGATACGCTTGACCAGGTGAAGAGTAAAGTCGGGATGTTAAAAATGCTGGGCTCGTATCCTGCGGCTCGATGA
- a CDS encoding winged helix-turn-helix domain-containing protein/riboflavin kinase: protein MDIQSLKKLALLGAHNKPVALSSIEFASHIHSSQQTAARRFKSLEEEKLITRRILHNGQLISITKNGLAALQKELNDYQNIFSGNGAIKILNGKVITGLGEGQYYISLEGYRTQFREKLGFEPFPGTLNIKLDPQSIELRKRISAHIKISGFKNLNRTFGRGSCFNVRISDIKGAVILPERTHYPEDIIEVIAPVNLRQYLNVVDGSTVAVEVTG from the coding sequence ATGGATATACAGTCTTTGAAAAAACTTGCGCTTCTCGGCGCGCATAATAAGCCTGTGGCGCTGTCATCGATTGAATTTGCATCGCATATACATTCAAGCCAGCAAACCGCAGCAAGAAGGTTCAAAAGCCTTGAAGAGGAAAAGCTCATCACGAGGCGGATTTTACATAACGGACAACTGATATCCATAACAAAAAATGGTCTTGCGGCGTTGCAAAAGGAATTAAATGATTACCAGAATATATTTTCAGGGAATGGAGCAATTAAAATCCTGAACGGAAAGGTGATCACGGGGCTGGGAGAAGGTCAGTATTACATTTCTCTGGAAGGATACAGGACGCAGTTCAGGGAAAAACTCGGCTTCGAACCATTCCCGGGCACGTTGAATATAAAACTCGATCCGCAGAGCATTGAGCTTAGAAAAAGAATAAGCGCACATATCAAAATTTCAGGATTTAAGAACCTGAACAGGACATTTGGAAGAGGCTCATGCTTTAATGTCAGGATTTCCGATATTAAAGGGGCGGTAATCCTTCCCGAGCGAACGCATTATCCTGAGGATATAATTGAGGTAATTGCACCTGTGAATCTCAGACAGTATTTAAATGTGGTGGATGGAAGCACGGTAGCCGTGGAGGTAACAGGATGA
- the ribB gene encoding 3,4-dihydroxy-2-butanone-4-phosphate synthase, producing the protein MSGNAPVIEKAIKALRNGRMILLFDAEEREGETDLVIPALSAAPQDIARMRRDGGGLICVAIHSAAAEKLGLPFMSEILRSVCLNGHKSLRTLIEKKGDIPYDSRSSFSLWVNYRGTFTGITDNDRSLTINKIGEAVKKVLNGESIDFGREFRSPGHVALLRAASGLLNERCGQTELSIELALRAGISPSMVVCEMLDEKTGYALSKEDAKRYSIRHNMPFIEGKNFL; encoded by the coding sequence ATGAGCGGCAATGCGCCTGTTATTGAAAAAGCAATCAAAGCTCTGCGCAACGGCAGAATGATACTCCTGTTCGACGCCGAGGAAAGGGAAGGTGAAACCGATCTGGTAATACCAGCACTTAGCGCCGCTCCACAGGATATTGCCCGCATGCGCCGCGACGGCGGTGGACTGATATGCGTTGCAATACATAGCGCTGCGGCTGAAAAGCTGGGACTGCCCTTCATGTCTGAAATCCTAAGAAGCGTCTGTTTGAACGGTCATAAGTCCCTGCGTACACTTATCGAGAAGAAAGGGGATATACCATACGATTCACGCTCCTCCTTCTCCCTCTGGGTAAACTACAGGGGCACTTTTACCGGTATAACGGATAACGATAGGTCTCTTACAATCAATAAGATAGGTGAGGCTGTGAAGAAGGTCTTGAACGGAGAAAGTATTGATTTTGGCAGGGAATTCAGGTCTCCGGGACATGTAGCGCTGCTTCGTGCAGCGTCAGGCCTTTTAAATGAGCGGTGCGGTCAGACCGAGCTGTCCATCGAATTAGCATTAAGGGCCGGTATATCCCCTTCAATGGTGGTATGCGAGATGCTTGATGAAAAAACAGGATATGCCCTTTCAAAGGAGGATGCCAAAAGGTATTCTATCCGTCATAATATGCCTTTTATAGAGGGAAAAAATTTTCTATAG
- a CDS encoding transcriptional regulator protein — translation MKSLSVNVLDKADEEFADTLIELGLKRNVAKVLTYLKNVKDVTSRDLEMGSDLRQPEVSIAMRELEELGWISEREEKKPGKGRPYKIYQLKTSIDSIIEHLENQKKKESQAMMASIKRLKELTK, via the coding sequence ATGAAAAGTCTTTCAGTTAATGTTCTTGACAAGGCGGATGAAGAGTTCGCTGATACTCTTATTGAGTTGGGATTGAAAAGAAATGTGGCAAAAGTACTTACTTATCTGAAAAATGTTAAAGATGTTACTTCCCGGGACCTTGAAATGGGCTCTGATTTGAGGCAGCCTGAGGTCAGTATCGCGATGCGGGAACTGGAAGAGCTTGGATGGATTTCTGAGAGGGAGGAGAAAAAGCCGGGAAAAGGCAGACCCTATAAGATATATCAGCTCAAGACCAGTATTGATTCAATCATAGAACATCTTGAAAACCAGAAGAAAAAGGAATCACAGGCCATGATGGCAAGCATCAAACGCCTGAAAGAGCTGACAAAATAA
- the ilvE gene encoding branched-chain-amino-acid transaminase, producing the protein MELLIYFNGRFVPKHEARTSIYDHGFLYGDGVFEGIRAYNGRVFRLDEHLERMYDSAKAIDLKIPLSKEEMKKAILETLKKNNLKDAYIRPIVTRGDGDLGLDPRKCPKPNVFIITQEWGAMYGDLYEKGLTAVTVGIRRNAPEALPPNIKSLNYLNNILAKIEANAKGGDEAIIFDVHGNISEGSGDNIFVVKNNRIITPPTLNNLRGITRAAAIELARRDGIEVSETNIGLFDIYTADEVFVTGTAAEIAPITKIDGRLIADGMPGNITKKLMSAFKELTKTEGTVII; encoded by the coding sequence ATGGAGCTATTAATCTATTTCAACGGCAGATTTGTGCCAAAACATGAGGCAAGGACTTCCATCTATGATCACGGTTTCTTATATGGCGATGGCGTTTTTGAAGGTATCAGGGCATACAACGGCAGGGTATTCAGGCTGGATGAGCATCTTGAGCGGATGTACGATTCTGCAAAAGCGATAGACCTGAAAATTCCTCTCTCAAAAGAAGAGATGAAGAAGGCTATTCTAGAAACGCTCAAGAAAAACAACCTGAAGGACGCTTACATCCGTCCAATTGTTACCCGGGGAGACGGCGACCTCGGTCTTGACCCCAGAAAATGCCCCAAGCCCAATGTTTTCATCATCACGCAGGAGTGGGGCGCAATGTACGGCGACCTGTATGAAAAAGGTCTTACTGCCGTTACCGTGGGAATAAGAAGAAATGCGCCAGAGGCTCTGCCCCCGAACATAAAATCATTGAATTACCTTAACAACATCCTGGCTAAGATCGAAGCAAATGCAAAAGGGGGAGACGAGGCAATTATATTCGATGTGCATGGCAATATCTCGGAAGGTTCGGGGGACAATATTTTTGTGGTAAAGAACAACAGGATTATCACCCCGCCCACGCTCAATAACCTTCGCGGAATAACAAGGGCTGCTGCAATAGAGCTTGCCCGCAGGGATGGGATAGAAGTATCAGAGACCAATATCGGTTTGTTCGATATTTATACTGCTGATGAGGTTTTTGTGACAGGTACAGCCGCTGAAATAGCCCCGATAACAAAAATAGACGGACGTTTAATCGCAGACGGAATGCCAGGCAACATTACAAAAAAGTTAATGTCTGCCTTCAAGGAATTAACAAAAACCGAAGGCACGGTCATTATTTAG
- the cbiQ gene encoding cobalt ECF transporter T component CbiQ: protein MHISLTELEREAYRKSPIHNIDGRIKIFITLAIIVYAVALPRMDTLDFAKLTALLAYLVILMLLAQLEFSYLVLRFAIALPFGFGIAVLQPFLRQPFISNFTVLHTFPLGIEVTREGVLFGAILLAKFLVCISAVILLSSTTSMSELVSSARRLGLPKELALLFTMMVRYLFVFWHMLGRIRTAQKTRCFDIWNRKVSRKWTLEQIGYTISSLFVRSYEQGERTYQSMLCRGYSADAHVYVEKKKISISDVFFLAITIVIIAWSQVSLNSHFF from the coding sequence ATGCACATCTCCCTCACCGAACTTGAGCGCGAAGCCTACAGGAAATCCCCTATACACAATATAGACGGAAGGATTAAAATCTTCATCACTCTTGCAATTATAGTATATGCAGTCGCTCTTCCGCGCATGGATACGCTTGATTTTGCAAAACTCACTGCACTTCTGGCTTATCTTGTTATTCTCATGCTGCTTGCTCAACTTGAGTTCTCCTATCTTGTTCTCAGGTTCGCCATTGCACTTCCCTTCGGCTTTGGTATTGCGGTTCTCCAGCCATTTCTAAGGCAGCCGTTTATATCAAATTTTACAGTGCTGCATACCTTTCCATTAGGAATTGAGGTGACCCGTGAAGGCGTGCTTTTTGGCGCCATTCTACTCGCAAAATTCCTGGTATGCATAAGCGCGGTGATACTTCTCTCCTCAACAACATCCATGAGCGAACTTGTGTCCTCGGCACGGCGCCTTGGCTTGCCAAAGGAACTTGCGCTGCTCTTTACCATGATGGTGCGCTATCTTTTTGTTTTCTGGCACATGCTCGGGCGGATAAGGACAGCGCAAAAAACGAGGTGTTTTGATATCTGGAACAGAAAAGTATCGAGAAAATGGACACTTGAACAGATTGGCTATACAATCAGTTCCTTATTTGTCCGCTCGTACGAGCAGGGTGAGCGGACATACCAGAGCATGCTCTGCCGTGGTTACAGCGCGGACGCGCACGTGTATGTGGAAAAGAAAAAGATAAGCATCTCCGACGTTTTTTTTCTTGCGATTACAATTGTCATCATAGCTTGGTCTCAAGTCAGTTTGAACTCACATTTTTTTTAG
- a CDS encoding ATP-binding cassette domain-containing protein — protein sequence MNIIETLDLTHIYRGKIKALDSINFETKPGERIAIIGANGAGKSTLFKHFNGILKPTSGDVLIKGESISSKNILDVRKTVGLVFQDPDDQIFAPTVKQDVAFGPMNLGLSPEEIEKRVRESLETVRLTGFEERAPHHLSTGEKKKVAIAGILAMQPEVLVLDEPTAGLDPGGAMRFINLINEMNRYLGITTIIATHEVDIVPLLADRVCIMSMGRIIGEGTPLEIFSSPELIKKTHLRLPIVAQLLEMLQEEGVNVGVKFTLEEARDELLKVVK from the coding sequence ATGAACATAATCGAAACTCTTGACCTTACCCATATCTATCGGGGAAAAATCAAAGCACTGGATAGCATCAACTTCGAAACAAAACCAGGTGAGCGGATTGCCATAATCGGAGCGAACGGTGCAGGGAAATCCACACTGTTCAAGCACTTCAACGGGATACTTAAACCAACAAGCGGCGATGTTCTGATTAAAGGTGAATCCATAAGCAGCAAAAACATCCTGGATGTTCGCAAAACCGTAGGTCTGGTATTCCAGGACCCTGATGACCAGATATTTGCTCCCACGGTCAAACAGGACGTGGCTTTCGGTCCTATGAATCTGGGCTTAAGCCCAGAGGAAATAGAAAAGCGTGTGCGCGAGTCGCTTGAAACCGTGAGGCTCACAGGCTTTGAGGAAAGGGCACCGCACCACCTCAGCACAGGTGAGAAAAAGAAGGTTGCAATAGCAGGCATACTGGCGATGCAGCCCGAGGTTCTTGTGCTGGATGAACCCACAGCAGGACTTGACCCCGGAGGGGCAATGCGCTTCATCAACCTCATAAACGAGATGAACAGGTACCTCGGGATAACAACAATAATCGCAACCCACGAAGTGGACATAGTACCATTGCTTGCAGATAGGGTATGCATCATGTCCATGGGCAGAATCATAGGTGAGGGCACGCCGCTTGAGATATTCTCCTCTCCCGAACTGATTAAGAAAACCCACCTGCGTTTGCCTATTGTGGCACAGCTCCTGGAGATGCTGCAGGAGGAGGGCGTAAATGTCGGCGTGAAATTCACCCTTGAAGAGGCAAGGGATGAGCTGCTGAAGGTAGTGAAATAA
- the cbiM gene encoding cobalt transporter CbiM: protein MHIPDGYIPLSQAAVYWIIAIIFIARSVKWARNDMNENMIPLFGVLAAGMFVLQTINIAANLLIPIPMLGGVSWHVVGAALTAIIFASPWAAVLLMTLVLAVQSLFGDGGVTAMGANIMNMGIIGGFLGYYSFIGLSKLSVKRPVALFAGGWLSMILPAIALAFELWFAGTFPLKKGMLLMGTFQGVAGIGEGIITVIVFGAITRARPDIVAEDAHRKVSTIKVAAAGIVAVLGLALAAPFLASSNPDGLQQTASIVIKNGINSMIAPITPLFPNYSIPGMGLEGRVAAVVIGFTAIILLWLGAAKLLKRV from the coding sequence TTGCACATTCCTGACGGGTACATCCCGCTATCACAGGCTGCAGTGTACTGGATAATAGCCATAATTTTCATCGCCCGGTCAGTAAAATGGGCGCGTAACGACATGAACGAGAACATGATACCGCTCTTCGGAGTGCTTGCGGCAGGGATGTTCGTACTTCAAACCATTAACATCGCAGCCAACCTGCTCATACCAATACCCATGCTTGGAGGCGTAAGCTGGCATGTGGTTGGAGCAGCGCTCACAGCAATAATATTCGCAAGTCCCTGGGCGGCAGTCCTGCTGATGACACTTGTGCTCGCGGTGCAGTCCCTCTTCGGGGACGGAGGGGTAACTGCTATGGGGGCGAATATAATGAACATGGGAATTATTGGGGGCTTCCTTGGATACTACAGCTTCATAGGTCTTTCCAAGCTGTCTGTAAAGCGGCCTGTTGCTCTGTTCGCAGGTGGGTGGCTCAGTATGATTTTGCCCGCAATCGCACTCGCATTCGAGCTATGGTTTGCCGGCACATTCCCGCTAAAGAAGGGCATGCTCCTCATGGGCACATTCCAGGGCGTGGCAGGGATAGGGGAAGGCATAATAACCGTCATCGTGTTCGGCGCCATAACAAGGGCAAGACCTGATATAGTTGCAGAGGATGCCCACAGGAAGGTCAGTACCATTAAAGTGGCTGCAGCAGGCATTGTTGCAGTATTAGGACTTGCTCTGGCAGCGCCGTTTCTGGCATCAAGCAACCCCGATGGTCTCCAACAGACCGCCAGCATTGTCATAAAAAATGGGATAAACAGCATGATAGCCCCAATAACACCTCTATTCCCGAATTACTCCATACCTGGTATGGGACTGGAGGGAAGAGTGGCTGCTGTGGTAATCGGATTTACCGCGATAATTTTATTATGGCTGGGTGCTGCAAAGCTCCTGAAAAGGGTATAA
- a CDS encoding DsrE family protein, with the protein MAANKVSKVLLFLKNMVYESTSPMEILRFAKYYRKTGLDVVVVLWGPMGVILGKKGKRGTPPYDERVRECIDLGVKFKCCELASAMIGFEKDELIEGVEMIQSYEVADLMLQYCNDGQLVITL; encoded by the coding sequence ATGGCTGCAAATAAAGTCTCAAAAGTACTCCTGTTTCTAAAAAACATGGTATATGAGAGCACAAGCCCGATGGAAATCCTGCGCTTTGCAAAATACTACCGCAAAACAGGACTGGACGTAGTGGTGGTTCTCTGGGGTCCCATGGGCGTCATCCTTGGAAAAAAAGGGAAGCGTGGAACGCCTCCGTATGATGAACGTGTCAGGGAATGCATAGACCTGGGGGTTAAATTCAAGTGCTGCGAGCTGGCATCTGCGATGATAGGTTTTGAGAAGGATGAACTGATCGAGGGCGTGGAAATGATACAATCCTATGAAGTGGCTGACCTTATGCTGCAGTACTGCAATGATGGGCAGCTTGTGATAACACTCTGA
- a CDS encoding lysylphosphatidylglycerol synthase transmembrane domain-containing protein: MKKTGTLIQIIIGISIVIFILYKLNINEVISSLGKTDPFFFILAYISYFCLNLVLATRLRYLLGRIGYRIKFPTVFLSHMGGMIVGDITPGRSGYFLTPSILKKNAGTRITDGMACIFAPQAIEFILKVGGAVAAIFYISKLSGINKDLLTSALLGIIFLLIVGIVMLIISWQNESVTIKFFRRLPFFNKFAENLSSFKERSIQIKGSINAILILYMIGWIFAGLQWFYIGKALGIPLSFFAFFLLHPLITILMFVPVSPAGLGLMEAGGIGIFLLLKIAPESALAFFILVRVNILLVDVIGLKTVVTASKEMGMNYIREIS; the protein is encoded by the coding sequence ATGAAAAAAACCGGGACATTAATTCAAATAATTATCGGTATATCCATTGTTATTTTTATTTTGTATAAACTTAACATAAACGAGGTGATATCGAGTCTGGGGAAAACAGATCCTTTCTTTTTCATCCTGGCTTATATATCCTATTTCTGCCTCAATCTGGTTCTGGCCACCCGCCTGCGCTATTTATTGGGCAGAATAGGCTATCGGATTAAATTTCCGACTGTATTCCTTTCGCACATGGGAGGAATGATTGTTGGTGACATCACCCCTGGAAGGAGCGGATATTTTTTAACACCCTCAATCCTGAAAAAAAATGCAGGAACCAGAATAACCGATGGAATGGCATGCATTTTTGCACCACAGGCTATTGAATTTATTCTAAAAGTTGGCGGGGCGGTCGCGGCGATTTTTTATATCTCTAAACTTTCAGGTATCAATAAGGATTTGCTAACTTCTGCCTTGCTTGGCATTATTTTTCTACTGATTGTAGGGATTGTAATGCTGATTATTTCATGGCAGAACGAAAGTGTGACGATAAAATTTTTTCGTAGACTGCCCTTTTTCAACAAATTCGCAGAAAACCTTTCTTCTTTCAAAGAACGAAGTATCCAGATTAAGGGCAGCATTAATGCCATTTTAATCTTGTATATGATTGGATGGATTTTTGCAGGTTTGCAGTGGTTTTATATTGGTAAAGCCCTGGGAATTCCGCTTTCTTTTTTTGCTTTCTTTTTGCTGCATCCATTGATCACTATATTGATGTTCGTGCCAGTGTCACCAGCAGGTCTCGGACTGATGGAAGCAGGAGGAATCGGAATCTTTTTATTATTAAAAATTGCTCCAGAATCCGCATTAGCCTTTTTTATTCTAGTGAGGGTCAATATATTGTTGGTTGACGTAATAGGTTTAAAAACAGTAGTAACTGCATCCAAGGAAATGGGTATGAACTACATACGAGAGATAAGTTAA
- the pgk gene encoding phosphoglycerate kinase, which translates to MIRDYLTIDDIDPKGKTVLCRLDLNSPMDPKGIILDDSRFRSHLTTLKELEDSKVVILSHQSRPGKSDFTTMEPHSKLLSKLMRRGIDYVDDIFGSHAINSIKKMSTGDIILLENTRFYSEESLERTPKEHTRTHLVQRLSRVCDIFMNDAFSVSHRSHLSVTGFTEVLPSIAGRVMEKEIDSLNKGLSCGERPCIYVLGGTKVDDSIKVTKNVLEKGCADRVLVTGVVANVFLAAKGVKIGNANMSFIEKQGYLPQIDIARELLSRFGEHIGLPLDVALNKNDERVEEKVRNLDTELPIHDIGIETMVKFSKEISSAKTVIMNGPAGVFEKEAFALGTHELIKAGTKSGFSVIGGGHIAAAALQLDISSKFSHVSTGGGACIDFLAGEKLPGIEALKDAAWRFRQK; encoded by the coding sequence ATGATTCGGGATTATCTTACCATCGATGACATAGACCCCAAGGGAAAAACGGTTCTATGCAGGCTTGATTTAAACTCGCCCATGGATCCAAAAGGGATCATCCTTGATGACAGCAGATTCAGAAGCCACCTTACAACCCTCAAGGAGCTTGAAGATTCAAAAGTAGTGATTCTATCCCACCAGAGCCGTCCAGGTAAAAGCGATTTTACCACCATGGAGCCGCATTCAAAACTATTATCGAAATTAATGCGCCGAGGCATTGATTACGTCGATGACATTTTCGGTTCCCATGCCATTAATTCTATCAAGAAAATGAGTACGGGCGACATCATCCTGCTTGAGAATACACGGTTTTATTCTGAAGAATCCCTTGAACGCACGCCTAAAGAACATACCAGAACCCACCTGGTGCAGCGTCTGTCGCGAGTTTGCGATATTTTCATGAACGATGCCTTTTCTGTTTCCCACAGGTCGCATCTTTCGGTAACAGGATTTACGGAGGTATTGCCCAGCATTGCAGGCAGGGTGATGGAAAAAGAAATAGACTCGCTGAACAAAGGATTATCCTGCGGCGAGCGCCCGTGCATCTATGTTCTCGGCGGCACGAAGGTGGACGATTCAATCAAGGTCACAAAAAACGTGCTGGAAAAGGGCTGCGCAGACAGAGTTCTGGTCACAGGCGTCGTTGCCAATGTGTTTCTTGCTGCAAAAGGCGTGAAGATTGGAAACGCGAATATGAGCTTTATTGAAAAACAGGGCTATTTACCCCAGATAGATATCGCCCGTGAATTACTTTCGCGTTTTGGTGAACATATCGGGCTGCCCCTTGATGTGGCATTGAACAAAAATGATGAGCGGGTGGAAGAGAAAGTCCGCAACTTGGACACCGAATTACCCATACACGATATCGGCATCGAGACGATGGTAAAATTCTCCAAAGAAATCAGCAGCGCAAAGACTGTAATAATGAACGGACCTGCGGGGGTGTTTGAAAAAGAGGCTTTTGCACTGGGGACGCATGAACTCATAAAAGCCGGGACAAAATCAGGATTTTCGGTCATAGGTGGCGGGCATATTGCAGCCGCAGCTCTGCAGCTCGACATTTCCAGTAAATTCTCCCATGTGAGCACAGGAGGCGGAGCATGCATTGATTTTCTGGCAGGTGAAAAACTCCCGGGGATAGAGGCGCTAAAGGATGCGGCTTGGAGATTCAGACAAAAATAG
- a CDS encoding TatD family hydrolase, with protein sequence MTLPILDNHMHLNPSGRCLDAIREFARAGGTHIMLVSLPPWSLGIEINAPEDYRQVFDKVLKIARRAEEAEKVKVFVVLGVHPAELTKYYGRLGLARAVELMKGGLEIASEYVREGKAVGLKSGRPHYEVEPKLWDASNDIMRRSFELAKDAGCAVQLHTESATEEGLAEIAGIARDAGLLPEKVIKHFAPPMVKICEKIGIFPSVLAGEEAILKALGEGARFMMETDYIDDLKRPGSVLGPKTVPKRTKQLIPEWGEEVFWKIHKENPEKVYGVEINI encoded by the coding sequence ATGACCCTCCCCATCCTCGACAACCACATGCACCTCAACCCCTCCGGCAGATGCCTCGATGCCATCCGCGAATTCGCGCGAGCCGGGGGAACGCATATCATGCTCGTCTCGCTCCCGCCCTGGTCGCTTGGCATTGAGATAAATGCGCCCGAGGACTACAGGCAGGTTTTTGATAAAGTCCTGAAAATTGCGCGGCGCGCCGAAGAGGCGGAAAAAGTAAAAGTGTTCGTTGTGCTGGGCGTGCACCCTGCCGAACTGACCAAATATTATGGAAGACTTGGACTTGCGCGCGCTGTTGAGCTGATGAAAGGCGGGCTTGAAATTGCCTCCGAATATGTGAGAGAAGGCAAAGCTGTGGGATTGAAATCCGGGCGCCCCCACTATGAGGTGGAGCCAAAACTTTGGGATGCCTCCAATGACATCATGCGCCGCAGTTTCGAGCTTGCAAAGGATGCGGGCTGTGCTGTGCAACTGCATACCGAGAGCGCCACCGAAGAAGGGCTGGCTGAAATAGCGGGAATTGCCAGAGATGCGGGATTACTTCCTGAGAAAGTAATCAAGCACTTTGCGCCGCCGATGGTGAAAATCTGTGAGAAAATCGGTATTTTTCCAAGCGTGCTTGCAGGTGAAGAAGCTATTCTGAAAGCCCTCGGCGAAGGCGCGCGCTTCATGATGGAAACGGATTACATCGACGACCTCAAAAGACCAGGTTCGGTGCTTGGACCCAAGACCGTTCCGAAGAGGACAAAACAACTTATACCAGAATGGGGCGAGGAGGTGTTCTGGAAAATCCACAAAGAGAATCCTGAAAAAGTGTATGGTGTGGAAATTAACATTTAA